The sequence below is a genomic window from Granulicatella elegans.
GGGTGTTAGAAGTCTTTAACGAATTACAAAATGAAGTGGATGACGTTCATTTATACTATATTGGTAGTGGAGTACAAGAGAACTTCTTAAAAGAAGAAGTAGAACGTCTTCAATTACAGAATAAAGTTCATTTCTTGGGCTATCAGAAAAATCCATATTCTATTTTAAAGCAAGCTAAAGTCTTGCTATCTTTATCGAAGCAAGAAGGATTTTCAGGAGCAGTTGTAGAAGCTGTGACATTAGGAATTCCTTTTGTTTCTACAAATGTTGGTGGAGCTTTAGAATTATCGAATAATGGTCAATTTGGAGAAATGATAGAGACCAATCAAGAAGCTATTGATGCTCTAAAAAAATATATTACTGGAGAAAGAAACATTTCTGAGAATTATTCAGAATTTATCCAACAATTTACAATTGAAAAACAACTGCAACAAATAGAGGAGTTATTTCAATCATCAAAAGAAGAAAGGGGTTAGATAGATGCTGGATTCTTTAAGAAAACTTCATGCAGTACTCACAACTTTCTGCTATGGGTTAGCCATTGCTCTTTATTTGACTTATTTAAATAATAATCATTTAGAAACATTATTATATACAGTTGTGATGGTTTTTATTGCACATACATTATTTTGTGTTCATCTTTTAAAGTATCAATTAATTCATGCCTTGTTTTATATGACAATTTTTGTATTTTTATTTTCAAGACCGTTAATTGATTATTTAAGAACTGGAAGTTTTGAAACCTATCAACAGGATGCGTATGTATTTACCTTTAATGTCATACTAGTTTCTTTATTAGGATTATGGCTAGGTGGAATAATAGGTGTTAGATATTTTACCCGTAAAAAGGAAAAGCCTGTAGATGAAACTTCATATGCACGTTTGATTTTACAAGTTAGAAGAGTTTCACTAATAGTATTCTTGGTTACATATCCATTTTATGTATTAAGATTAGTCGAACGTTTAATGTTTAGATTACAGACAACTTATTATGGTTATTATGCAAATTTTACAAGTAAATTACCTTACTTCACTTATTTATTATCAGCATTTATGTTCTATGCATTATGTGTGTATCTAGCGACAAAACCATCTAAAAAAGTATCGATATTTATGCTAGGTTTATACGTTTCAGCAAATATGATTCATTTAGTGATTGGAACGAGAAATCCATTTATTTTAAGTTTACTATTTGCCTTTGTATATTTCTTCATGCGTCACTATTCTGATAAAAAAGAAGTTTGGCTTGGACGTAGAGAAAAAATTGCTCTAGGACTAGGAACTCCAGTCTTAATGCTTGCTATGGGAGCGATGAACTATGTTCGGGATGGAGCAAAATTAAAATTCGACAGTATTTTTGCTTTATTAGTTGATTTTATTTATAAACAAGGAACTAGTTTTGGAGTTTTAGCGAGAGGTTATCTCTACCGTAGTAGTTTACCA
It includes:
- a CDS encoding O-antigen polysaccharide polymerase Wzy family protein; its protein translation is MLDSLRKLHAVLTTFCYGLAIALYLTYLNNNHLETLLYTVVMVFIAHTLFCVHLLKYQLIHALFYMTIFVFLFSRPLIDYLRTGSFETYQQDAYVFTFNVILVSLLGLWLGGIIGVRYFTRKKEKPVDETSYARLILQVRRVSLIVFLVTYPFYVLRLVERLMFRLQTTYYGYYANFTSKLPYFTYLLSAFMFYALCVYLATKPSKKVSIFMLGLYVSANMIHLVIGTRNPFILSLLFAFVYFFMRHYSDKKEVWLGRREKIALGLGTPVLMLAMGAMNYVRDGAKLKFDSIFALLVDFIYKQGTSFGVLARGYLYRSSLPIREMRNFTFGPIIDYFYRGSIGMNVLGTKAFKSTTNSIELALESNSYAHNISYLVLKKQYLDGHGIGSSYIMEIYTDYGFIGLLIASCILGFILIALLTSAYRKNLLGFTVSLLVLGNLFFMARSSFSESFFSLFTMQFWTVIIVIFLMSYSMKKPIYHTTLAKDGYINV